The genomic segment agtgatgtgaatgaaaacgttgaaggaagtgaagtgattgtgactagtttGTTAAtgatggcgacgtcgtgagggttatggtcccagtgggagcccgacgatcgtgttttcaTTGTTGCGAACATGAGGTTATGAGGttgaggtaagaatgggaatatcgtgaggggagaaggccccagagagagcccatttatggtagaaggccccagagggagccccgacaatcgtatttctattcgataatgttaggccagggcccagttgaccggtgagagtgttgctggtgtcccccgccgtccagtactgtggttacacgtagatggatccatcgtcatgtcacgtcatgttgaggaaagtcacaattaacgatctgaattcaacaaaggataaaggaaaatgtttatgatcatgttaaaggattttatgtcatgttgaggaaaaatgttaaagtttatgcatatcatgaaaagttatttttacttaaaagtattttcacagTTGCATGTGagtttattacgtattatttgttataaaggttatggtgtgttgagtctttagactcactaggtgtgatggatgcaggtggtaatgggggaggtcttgatgagtgatactattggactgaaggtgcacacaacccgaggacaagcgctacattttccgcattacgttttatgattactgatttaagttaaagatttttaagattatttatttatgcttttgagggATTTTTGGGAGGTTTAGTATGAGCTTTCCTTTTCAAAATATTGCTTTTtgggtttggtaaaacagtagacgGTTTTGTTTGCAAGACTTTTTAACTTGATTTTTAATACTAATTGAttgaggttttattttaaaatgggaaaaatattttataaaaatattttgttgtgATATTTCAGTTGGTCGAAATTTGagttagaaagaaaaaaaaatttctaatacttttaaagcaataaaagggACAGATGTTTCAATAAATTTGacgtttaaaattcaataacaaTGCAAAAATCTTCGGCTAAAAAATAAGCATGCTATTCAGAAATATTATTACATTATATGCAATCAATTGATTTAGTAGTTTTCTTTCCTAAGTCATGGGATCAGATCCCATCAGGTGGATCACAGAATACTGGACTTAGAATCAGTGGTCATTGATTCTTGTTCATGTCAGTGCATGGCTAATAATGTCATCTGCATAATCCTCACACTAACAGAATCACTTGACAGCCCAAAATTCTTGATCAACTAAAAACTCATCTAGAACAGATTGAATGCCAGGATACTTATGAACTTGAGCAATTTCAATGTTGAGACTCAAATGCTATACATCGTATCAGTAAAATTGCATCAAAGCAATTCAATACTAAAATAAGCAAACTTTGAAAAGTTAACAATTACAAAGATCGTAACGAGGCTACCAGAAGCGACCGCCACCAGATTCTCTTCGGACCAAGCAACAGCGTTCGGATAACATGGCGCTGATACGAGCACCGCTGCTTGGAAGCGGGAAGACATTGTTGAAGAGAATTGAAACAGAAAGCAGAGcggagttttattattttggagtGAAGCGGATTCGATGCTTCGACCAAATTTGTGAAACAGCTCGAATTGTCCAAATAGAATTACACCATATAACCTTCATATTTTTGTATttcctagactagactagaagactaaaaaaaatcttctattttaaattattaaaaaaattaaaaatatttatttttatgtggaTTTAGGGATTTCTCGCTTAGAGGGCAAAAACAATGGATATTGAGGAAGCAACAAGCATTGAAGAAATCTCATGCATTACCCAATTTAGGGGTGAGTAGAAATCAAAGCCAAATCAAATAGTTGGTTTGGTTTTTAGTCGATCGATTTATATtggttttaaaattaatcatatcgaaaaaattggttttgttcaaagttttggtgaaaaatcctaaccgaaccaattttataaatatacaatatttttaattatatacatattattttattttatgtcatataattgatattatgaaagtttgatgattggtattggtggcacattttataaagcTAAAAAAAATTGACCATTATCCCGTTCAATCTTCACAAGTACTTATTGATCTTCATGATGTTTTTGGAAAGGTTAAAAACCTCGAGCAAGAAATCTTGGATGCGAGTGAATTTACTCTCACCAAATACCCAAGTTGGATAAACATAAAAGATAAATGTCTTTCTTTCTTTAAAGTGTGATAATGGATGATATTGAAGCTATTTCTAAAAGTTGAACTATTGAAAAACttatatttatctatttataatagctagttttgaaaatttaaattatgattataaaaagtcaaaatattttatttgaacaaaattaaaatttaaaattgaacatCCAAAGGTTCGCGACGGTATTGAAAaagccgtcgctatattaagcgacggaattgaaaaatccgtcgctatattaaacggcgattttttttaaaaaaaccgtcgTTTAagaagcgacggtttgtaaccataaaatgcataaaaaaaactactacgcaaaaattaaaattatgtagTAAATTTTCGgggggaaaaaaaattaaaacctgATTTTTACGAAGTTATGCAGCTCCACGTAACGCTGGAAGATCGTACCGACGAGAAAATCTACGAAATAAATACGAAAAAATGTTAgtacaaaattaaaaaatcgaAACTTCGAAAAATTGATAGAGTTTAACTACTACTAGAGATAGACGAAAAATCGTTTAAGAAAATGTCTGCGAACCTCGGTATATATAGAATTATAGCGACGGTAACCGCCGcgataatagcgacggttttggtaaaaaccgtcgccgatctagatcggcgactgttttattaaaactgtcgctattatagcgatgGTTTtccttaaaccgtcgctataatagcgacagtttttaataaaaccgtcgcttgtCAAATTAAGAGACGGTttcctaaaaccgtcgctacaaaaTAACGACGGGTAGAATACAAGACCGTAGCATAATGCGACAGTTAAAAAACCCGTCGCACATAATAACGACGGGTTTATCAAACAGTCGCattattagcgacagtttatgaaaaaccgtcgctattatagcgacggtttttcttgaaTCGTCGCTATTCTAGCGACGATTTTAATttaaccgtcgcttaatttgataagcgaaggttttatttaaaaccaataaaaccgtcgctataatagcgacggttttaataaaaccatCGCTATGCTTTCCGTTTTTTGTAGTGGCTACCCATATCAAATAGATAATATTAATTAGGAAATTGTAATTATGATCCTATTTATttgtctattttttatttttgtcttCTAAATTGTCAATTTTCCATCTTAGCATGTTATCTTAGTTTCTTTCttcttattttctttttgcaattttagtttttttctcACACGGTGTTAATGAAGTGTTGACGCAACGTTACATGACGATGACGTGTACATTGTCACATTAAAACTTAGAGACATAGCAAACATATTTTTTGATCCTGAGCTGACTGAtccgataaaaaaaatattatcgtgGGTTCCAAAGAAAATTTCTTTGATACCTAGCAGGATGTTGGTCATCATGGTTTATGATCTCAGAATTAGTTGGAGAATACTACTCACTAATCGATGTACTAGTTTttgatttagaaaatgaaaacatagctttcttctttcttccttGAACTTTCATTATAAAACCAACATGTCAGGCCCCGAGACCGAGGCGTATGGTATATGATTTCTTCTCGGTTTGGAATTTGACATTCTCaccccaactttttaccattgCATGAGTCTTGGCTAAACAATCCATTCTCAGAATGATGTCAAAATCCACCATTGAGAGTTGAATCGAGTTGGCATTGAACGTATACATATTGTTACTGATTTTATAGTCTCGATGTAACTCGAAGGTTTCGATAGCCTTACTAGTAGGTTTTGCTATCCTAAAAGGTCTAACAAGCATTTTAGGTTTAACCCCTAATTTCTTAGTGAACCTCATagatataaaagaatgtgtgtcaccacaatcaaacaacacataagcaggtaaatttttttattagaataATAACTTCTAAAAAAAACTAGTGAAGGTCCCTCTAAGTTGCTAAATCTCGAGTTCGAGGTTACTCATGGTCTTAGATTGGGTCGCCATTTCTTGCTCAAACTTTGTCAAAATTATGTTCGAAAATGATGCGACGCTGAATATATTAACTTTTTCGACATCATAGCAGCATTCTTTTTAATGTTAGAAAATTTTTGGTTCAACTTAACAATTTTCAATGTAAGATCAATATTTTTTGTTTCAATGtcacaattttcaatataaaatcagTACTATAAAGATAATTTTCTTAACTAAACACATAAACTAAGCTTTACAATAATGACATTCTATTACAATTAActataaaaaattgattttttagcatttttatttGCAAAGTGATCAACCAATATTTCATAAATAGATTTTTATTAGAACTCATTGATGTTGCGGAATATCACGAACCGGAACCTTCTTGTGCATTCCAAAAACTTCTAAATAGGTGCTCTGTAGAGGTTCAAGCACTTTTAAAACATTCTCCATATTTCATCAATTAAGAATTTTCTGTGAAATCTTTTGTGCATAGAATAATCATTTAGAGTAGTATAGAATGGAATTAACTAGAATAGTGTAGATCTTAGAACCTCCTAGAGAGTTGATATGTATCGCTTTCATTGTAGAAAgctactagtataaataggattAATATAAATAGGGTGAAGCTCTTATTGTAAACTACCAAGATTTCAAGCAATATATCATTTTCTTTCATAGTTTTCTAGAAGCATTTTTACTTAAGTCACTTGCATACAAGCAccaaaggactttatctatgcagcttacaTGGGTAAAAGAATAAAGTAAATGTCATAATTGTACAAaaaccgtaaaatattattaaaataaagattgttttacattagagcCAATAAAAACCCAATCCACAAGTTGGCTCgctggacacctactctaacaaatacAAAATACTTGGAAATTCAAATATCCAACCATATTTTTCCTACCAATTAATAGAATAAACATCCTTCCATGGTAGTTATTATGTATAGGAAATATCAGTGGATTTTCAAAGAAGCACCGCAAAAGGAAAAATTGGAAACACAGACCTGCTGACGGAGATAGAAGCCTGTCATAAATCATAGATTGTAAGGGGCTGCTGACTGAGGATTTCAGTCGAGAGGGCGGACTTTTCATTGACAatttttaaagatgaatttcgTTATACTGGAGATGGGGAGAGTAAATATTCAGGCTGTAATCTTTGTAGAAGTATCCCACATAAGGGACAACATGGTGAGaaagatttcttgaaggctgaaGATTcgaaaaaagatttaaaattggAAGGGTATAAAGGCATCGTGAAAAAAATTAGAGGTGCCAACTTTGAAGCTCGTCTTTGACAACACATGCAAAACCAGGAATATTTAGCAGGGCAAAGTTGCATAGATACAGAACACCGGTGTAGCTTATGGGTTTGATCAACTCCATTGCCATTCTTCACTCTCGAACAAATGGCGTATTCTATTGATTCAAATGGCACAATTGCTGAACAAAAACTGCAATGTTCTTCATATTCAAAACTCTCTCTCCTGTTAATAAAGCAAGAATGGAACCAGCCTTCAACTAATAGATTGATACAGTATCTTAAGATGCTATTctatgtatgtgtgcatgaatgAAAAAAAAGAAGTTCAACAAAGATAAGAACATCATGAATTACCTCTTCTTAATTTTACCAACTTTGGCAGcaagaaattttaaatcatCCTCGACAATTTTCTCATGAAGTGAGATATAGTGCTCCAGTTGTGGCCATTCATCAGGACGCCAACAGCCAACATCGCAAAAATTTGTTGGCACATCTGACAGAAGATCTAAAATGGCAGAAAAATATAAACCAACAAGTCTTCTCCGTAGTTCATTTTCACAGCACAACTGCAACTCCTTCCATACATTTGTCTGTTCCTCTATGGCACTACTGAATCTTTCCAAGTCTTGGTGTTTTGTACTCTCGCTCACCTCATCATTTTTAAGCACAACATGCCTGATGATTACATTGATGAGGTGCAACTTACGGGTTGAAAGAGTgggaaaaattttaaatgtcgTAGACAAGAACGTAGTACAAATGCCAAAATTGGATCCAAAATAAGATGTCAGCCATTTCTGCAGAATATGCTCTACATAGTTTGGTATCGACTGTTTGAAAGACACGGGGGCTGCCACAATATCCCAAATGTTCAGAAGCCCACTGAAACTCCCACACAGACTCAGAGACCATAATATGTTTTTCTCCCACCAAATTAATTCTACCTCAGGGAAACGAGGAAATGATCCGAAATCAATATCAAAACATATATTGGAGGAAGTGTCCAATTGCTGCCCTCCAATCCAAAGGAACTCGATAGCAGCTTTCTGAGTTCTGTAAAATTACAATAACATTTATTGGTCAATCAAACATAGATAACTGTTTGAACGGTTAGTTCTTATTTCTTCCATTCAGCTTTTgactaaatcatcaaaattttcttttaaagaaaTGTGAGTGCTTGTTTGTTGCAAGCATCTATCCACATGGCAGTTGCTATTTCATAATTTGTTaccagaaaatataattttaaaagttcacctTTCCTGGTACATGGGATTTAATAAATCAGAATCAAATCTTCGAGCCTGCAAATAACAGACACCAAACTTCTTAGAACTAGATTTAAGTACAGGGGTATCAATGACATCTATTCAGCATAAGGTAAAAGGTGACCAAGTGCAAGAAAAGGATCAAGAGATTCCATTGCTTAGAGTCATTTCAGTCAACTAAGCTCCTTTTACTAGGTATTATTATATGACTACTGTTCCGGAGAGATGAAATTTCGATCTTTCTATTTtcctctttatttttattttcagtaaattttctttatttttgtaaaGGGCAAGAAGCAAGATATTGACCAATCTCATGTGAAACATAATATGAGAGaagtaaaaaatcaattttttggaTGGTATGTTATCTAGGAGTTTTCTCAAAATGTTATGAATAGAATTcaattttttcttcaaatcttgaaTCGCTACATCGAGTGAGTTTATTATTCTGACTTAAAATTTGATAAGAGAGAAAAAATAGTACAATATTCAGGATAAGTTCATGGACATTCCAACTATAAGAGAATGGACGGATGGAATAtgataccagtgcaattgccaAGCTTCCATTAGATACTGCCAGACCAAAGCAAGAATCATATACATATGGAACCTGCAGAGAAAATCTAGAGTCTGTTGGAAACAAATATGCAAATTTAAAACAGAAGTAAACATGAAAAATTAATGCATACATCCAGGGAGCTATTCAAACCAGGAGTATTTGAAGGAATGTGTATTTCCCTTAGTGCTTTCCCAACTAAATTCCACGCTTTCATAGAGTTGTCCTGTAATTcatgaactgatcaaataattTGGAGGGCTACCAAGCTTTTCAACCTCAAGGCTTTCTGCTTGAGGCATTACTTGATAACAAAAGCAATTAACatggattttttaatttttaatatatgttGAACTAACACTCCCttaataaaattcatatttatatCCATAAAACACTTCCTTCAATATTTATTACCTGGCTGCAGCTGTACAAGCAGAGtccatcaaaagcccaagctaaACCAGTGACCTGATTGTTATTTTACAAGATAAATCATATGTCATTCCATTTGCCAAAAAAGGTGTTGAGAACTTACAATGTGGTCATGCGCACTATAACAGCcaattatttcaaattcatgGCTGGTCATATTCATGGTCCACACTTCAAATGATCCGGATCCTTTACCAATATCCAGGAACAAATTTAGTGGTGTTTGCAGGGGGCAGTAAATGAAAGTATGGAGACAGGTGCTGAATCAACAGTAATAACCTAATTACACGAGCAATCACAAGTTCCAAAATAAGATAAATCAAAGTAGCTGGTCTAAATTTTGAAAGGATAAGTAGCAGACTTTTAGCAGGATATGCTGACCTCCTTCAGCAAAGAAAATGAAGCATGAACAGTTTCAGATGACTTCAGCAGTTCCTTAATATTCACCTGCCAAATCTCCACTCTATAAACAAAAAGAAGAGGAAAGTCACAAAGTTAAATGTTATAATCACATAAAAGGTAAAccttatatgtatgtgtgtgtataattCAGTAGTTCTAACCCATGTCAAGCAAATGTGCTAGACTTTTGGCTTTGAAAACAGAAAAAGGTTAATTATTTACTCACCTCCCATTAGAACTTCTCGTCGCTAAAAGAAGTTAAGGTTTTGAAATTTCAGAGCCATATAAAGCCCAGCAAATAGATGTGATGCATGTATCATGTGCCTTGAGAAAGACACAATTTGATGCTTTACATGGGAGTTCAGGGGTGATAATGGAATAACTCTCTGGTGCATCAATTCTCCAGAATGAAATTAGACCACATTTCAATCCAGTAGCAAGAATAGAGCAGCAGCCCGAGGAGTTATGAGGAATAGAAacccaatcttcagatgtcctcAGAATCGGTGACCAAGCCACAATAAGGGGTGTCAGCATTGCATTGCGAGAAGCATATTGTTGTGCCGTTATTAGTTGAACATTGCATTCTTTGATCTTCAGAGGTGTCTCTTCAGAAACAGATATGGGAATAATTTCCCATGTATTGTTTTCTTTTACATTGTCAAGTTTTTTTGCAGCAACCTAATAAAAATAGCAACACATTCAATGTAATGGCATATATCAAATGCACAACTTTTCAAATTGAAAGCAGATCATGTACCTGCATTGAAGCTGATTTAGTAAGTATGGAGGTTCATGTCATGgaataaaatgataaaactaAATCAAATCGTGAATGCAGTGTGCAGTACATTAGTTTCATTTTGTCTCCTTcgttttctttcctttcttaaACTAGATACAAGTGGCTCATTAGGGCATTCAGATTCTGCATTATCTCGACTCCCTATCACCTGTATAAAGAAAAAACCCCAAGAATAGTTGGAATTCATATCATTAATTGTTATGTCATCAAGAATATTTCATCTAGAAAAGTATATGGGGATATGAAAGAAACGGTAATCAGCAAAAAGTTGAAAGATAGAACCAACTCACATCTAAACTTTCTGAAGGTATAATTTGAGACTCTCCGAAATTGATCTTGGAAAGATAATTATACAGCATCTCTGATATGTCCATAACCtagaaaatttcaaattataacTTTAGCAAATGTGTGAAAAGCAaacattaaatttaggaatcacAGATAACATACTAGATTCCAAATTCATGACATTTATTATGCATAAGCAACAAAACCGTAAATATAACAAACTTGAAGGGCTATGAAATTCTTTTTGAAAGAAATGTTGATTAGGTATTGCCTCTCCAAACATAAACAAAGCCTCCAGTACTAACACAACAAATTTACACATTAGCACAAATATGAATCTACTCATGGGCTCATAGCCAACACATAACCAACAGTAAGAACATAATTAAGAGCATCTATAGACACAAGAATTGAAACAATTCCATTGCTAAAATTTTCACCATTTTTTTTGGTTCAGGAAGATTATTAAAGTGAAGAGACAGCAAGCTCGAATCATAATTATGGTCCTGCCACCATTACTTCCTGAAagcttcatttataaaatacttAAAACCTCAATCCATTCAGCCGAAAAATCACAGAAGGGAAAGCGGTAAAGTTTGACGCGTCCCCCAGTGGTGCAAACAGCAAGAAAACAACTGCACGATTCATAGCAAAATGTAGAATTAATTCAGGGAGGCAACTTGCGTTGCATACTCAAACAAAAACTTCGATCAGGGGTAATGGTATCAGTACCCAACATTGCTAGCAAGATGTGCAGGAGACCAGGAAATTAACCTAACACATGGCCTTGTATCCCGCGACACATGCATTGGCAACAAGCACCCAGAGAGAAAATCTATCCCTGTgacaaaatgaaaacaaaatcaaatgcaGTGACctgagaaaataaaaattacttgaaacctcaactcaaaataaattttcatttgcACTGTAAACCACAAACCCagaaatccaaatggcatccaaattgtgtacatacatacatacaatgAGCTCATTCAAAACTATGACATtcattttttaatatgattCTACGTACCTCCAGCATTTATGACACCAATGGAAAAAAGGCTTGCTTGGGAGAACAGAAATTACACCTCGACATCCAGCTCCAGAAGGTTTAGCAGGATTCTAACCAAGTAAACAACAAGCTTATACCAGTGATTCGAAGGCTAAATCAAACAGTATAAAATTAAATCCTAatgtgaaaaaataaataaaaattaaggtAATATGAATTATATAGACCAACTACAATAAGATTctctatcaaattcaaatcagaCCCTGTATTGAACTCCAACATAAAACAGCTTCCAGACCAATTATGAAGATCAGGTAGTTTAAAATGTAAGCATAAATTTGacgtttaaaattcaataacaaTGCAAAAATCTTCGGCTAAAAAATAAGCATGCTATTCAGAAATATTATTACATTATGCAATCGATTGATTTAGTAGTTGTCTTTCCTAAGTCATGGGATCAGATCCCATCAGGTGGATCACAGAATACTGGACTCAGAATCAGTGGTCATTGATTCTTGTTCATGTCAGTGCATGGTTAATAATTTCATCTGCATAATCCTCACACTAGCAGAATCACTTGACAGCCCAAAATTCTTGATCAACTAAAAACTCAGCGAGAACAAATTGAATGTTAGGATACTTCTGAACTTGAGCAATTTCAATGTTGAGACTCAAATGCTATACATCGTATCAGTAAAATTGCATCAAAGCAATTCAATACTAAAATCAGCAAACTTTGAAAGGTTAACAATTACCAAGATCGTAACGAGGCTACCAGAAGCGACCGCCACCAGATTCTCTTCGGACCAAGCAACAGCGTTCGGATAACAAGGCGCTGATACGAGCACCGCTGCTTGGAAGCGGTAAGACATTGTTGAAGAGAATTGAATCAGAAAGCAGAGCGacgttttattattttggagtGAAGCGGATTCGATGCTTCGACCTAATTTGTGAAACAGCTCGAATAGTCCAAATCGAATTACACCATATaacctacatatatttgtatttcctagactagactagaagactaaaaaaaatcttctattttatattattaaaaaaataaaaatatttatttttatgtggaTTTAGGGATTTCTCTCTTAGAGGGCAAAAACAATGGATATTGAGGAAGCAACAAGCATTGAAGAAATGAAGTTGAAACATTAGTCAATCTCATGCATTACCCAATTTAGGGGTGAGTAGAAACCAAAGCCAAATCAAATAGTTGGTTTGGTTTTTAGTCGATCGATTTATATtggttttaaaattaatcatatcgaaaaaattggttttgttcaaagttttggtgaaaaatcctaACCGGaccaattttataaatatataatttttttaattatatacatgttattttattttatgtcatataattgatattatgaaagtttgatgattggtattggtggcacattttataaagctaaaaaaaaaattgaccattATCCTGTTCAATCTTCACAAGTATTTATTGATCTTCATGATGTTTTTGGAAAAAGGTTAAAAACTTCGAGCAAGAAATCTTGGATGCGAGTGAATTTACTCTTACCAAATACCCAAGTTGGATAAACATAAAAGATAAATGTCTTTCTTTCTTTAAAGTGTGATAATGGATGATATTGAAACTATTTCTAAAAGTTGAACTATTGAAAACttatatttatctatttatAATAGCtagttttgaaattttaaattattattataaaaagtcaaaatattttatttgaacaaaattaaaatttaaaattgaacatCCAAAGGTTCGCGACGATATTGAGCGACGGAATTGAAAaagccgtcgctatattaaacggtgatttttttaaaaaaactgccTTTTAAGAAGAGACGGTTTGTAAccataaaattcataaaaaaaactactacgcaaaaattaaaattatgtagTAAATTATcggggaaaaaaaattaaaacctgATTTGCGCGAAGATATGCAGCTCCACGTAACGCTGGAAGATCGTACCGACGAGCAAATCTACGAAATAAATACGAAAAAATGTTAgtacaaaattaaaaaatcgaAACTTCGAAAAATTGATAGAGTTTAACTACTACTAGAGATAGACGAAAAATCGTTTAATAAAATGTATGCGAACCTCGTTATATATagaattatagcgacggtttttaataaaaccgtcgctatatagcaacGGGTCAACCAAAACCGTCGCGATAATAGCGATAGTTTTGgtaaaaaccgtcgccaatCTTGTTGCATAACTGTCGCTAATATGGCGACGGTTTTGCAAAAACCGTCGCAGATCTAGATCGGCaaatgttttattaaaaccgtcgctataatagcgacaatttttaataaaaccgtcgcttgtAAAATTAAGAGACGGTTTCCTAAAACCATCGCTACAAAATAACGACGGGTAGAATACAAGACCGTCGCATAATGCGACGGGTAAAAAACCCGTCGCACAAAATAACGACGGGTTTATCTAACAGTCgcaatattagcgacagtttatgaaaaaccgtcgctataatagcgacggtttttcttgaaccgtcgctattctagcgacggttttaatttaaccgtcgcttaatttgataataaaaccgtcgctatatagcgacggttcaagaaaaatcgtcgctataatagcgacggtt from the Primulina eburnea isolate SZY01 unplaced genomic scaffold, ASM2296580v1 ctg1343, whole genome shotgun sequence genome contains:
- the LOC140820682 gene encoding uncharacterized protein, which translates into the protein MQVAAKKLDNVKENNTWEIIPISVSEETPLKIKECNVQLITAQQYASRNAMLTPLIVAWSPILRTSEDWVSIPHNSSGCCSILATGLKCGLISFWRIDAPESYSIITPELPSTRSSNGRVEIWQVNIKELLKSSETVHASFSLLKEVTGLAWAFDGLCLYSCSQDNSMKAWNLVGKALREIHIPSNTPGLNSSLDVPYVYDSCFGLAVSNGSLAIALARRFDSDLLNPMYQERTQKAAIEFLWIGGQQLDTSSNICFDIDFGSFPRFPEVELIWWEKNILWSLSLCGSFSGLLNIWDIVAAPVSFKQSIPNYVEHILQKWLTSYFGSNFGICTTFLSTTFKIFPTLSTRKLHLINVIIRHVVLKNDEVSESTKHQDLERFSSAIEEQTNVWKELQLCCENELRRRLVGLYFSAILDLLSDVPTNFCDVGCWRPDEWPQLEHYISLHEKIVEDDLKFLAAKVGKIKKRRESFEYEEHCSFCSAIVPFESIEYAICSRVKNGNGVDQTHKLHRCSVSMQLCPAKYSCLQEIFLTMLSLMWDTSTKITA